The Streptomyces sp. NBC_01275 genome has a segment encoding these proteins:
- a CDS encoding glutamate decarboxylase — protein sequence MALHKGPENPDERPLSVNPFYGEANPVGGMTEAPPKHRLPDAPMPPSTAYQLVHDELMLDGNARLNLATFVTTWMEPQAGVLMAECRDKNMIDKDEYPRTAELERRCVAMLADLWNAPDPSAAVGCSTTGSSEACMLAGMALKRRWALRNGDRYPSRDVRPNLVMGVNVQVCWDKFCNFWEVEARQVPMEGDRFHLDPQAAAELCDENTIGVVGILGSTFDGSYEPIAELCAALDALQERTGTDVPVHVDGASGAMIAPFLDEDLVWDFRLPRVASINTSGHKYGLVYPGVGWALWRDKEALPEELVFRVNYLGGDMPTFALNFSRPGAQVVAQYYTLLRLGREGFRAVQQSTRDVARGIADRVEALGDFRLLTRGDQLPVFAFTTGPDVTAYDVFDVSRRLRENGWLVPAYTFPPNREDLSALRVVARNGFSEDLADLFVEDLTRLLPELRRQSGPLTRDKAAATGFHH from the coding sequence ATGGCGTTGCACAAAGGACCCGAGAATCCCGACGAGCGCCCCCTTTCCGTGAACCCGTTCTACGGCGAGGCGAATCCGGTCGGCGGCATGACCGAGGCCCCGCCCAAGCACCGGCTGCCGGACGCCCCGATGCCGCCGTCGACGGCGTACCAGCTGGTGCACGACGAGCTGATGCTGGACGGCAACGCGCGGCTGAACCTGGCCACTTTCGTCACCACCTGGATGGAGCCGCAGGCCGGGGTGCTGATGGCGGAGTGCCGGGACAAGAACATGATCGACAAGGACGAGTACCCGCGCACCGCCGAGCTGGAGCGGCGTTGTGTGGCGATGCTCGCCGACCTGTGGAACGCGCCGGACCCGTCGGCGGCCGTGGGCTGTTCGACGACCGGGTCGAGCGAGGCGTGCATGCTCGCCGGGATGGCGCTGAAGCGCCGCTGGGCGCTGCGCAACGGCGACCGGTATCCGTCGAGGGACGTCCGCCCGAACCTGGTCATGGGGGTCAACGTCCAGGTCTGCTGGGACAAGTTCTGCAACTTCTGGGAGGTGGAGGCCCGCCAGGTCCCCATGGAGGGCGACCGCTTCCATCTCGACCCGCAGGCCGCTGCCGAGCTGTGCGACGAGAACACCATCGGGGTCGTCGGCATCCTCGGCTCCACCTTCGACGGGTCCTACGAGCCGATCGCGGAGCTCTGCGCGGCCCTGGACGCCCTCCAGGAGCGCACCGGCACCGACGTCCCCGTGCACGTCGACGGCGCGTCCGGCGCGATGATCGCGCCCTTCCTCGACGAGGACCTGGTGTGGGACTTCCGTCTCCCGCGCGTGGCGTCCATCAACACCTCGGGGCACAAGTACGGGCTGGTGTACCCGGGCGTCGGCTGGGCGCTGTGGCGCGACAAGGAGGCCCTGCCGGAGGAGCTCGTCTTCCGGGTCAACTACCTGGGCGGCGACATGCCGACCTTCGCGCTCAACTTCTCGCGGCCCGGCGCTCAGGTCGTCGCGCAGTACTACACGCTGCTGCGGCTGGGGCGGGAGGGCTTCCGGGCGGTGCAGCAGTCCACGCGGGACGTGGCCCGGGGCATCGCCGACCGGGTGGAGGCGCTCGGCGACTTCCGGCTCCTCACCCGCGGCGACCAGCTGCCCGTCTTCGCCTTCACGACAGGGCCGGACGTGACGGCGTACGACGTCTTCGACGTCTCGCGGCGGCTGCGGGAGAACGGCTGGCTGGTGCCCGCGTACACCTTCCCGCCGAACCGGGAGGACCTGTCGGCGCTGCGGGTCGTGGCCCGCAACGGCTTCTCGGAGGACCTCGCCGACCTGTTCGTGGAGGACCTGACCCGGCTGCTGCCGGAGCTGCGCCGGCAGTCGGGACCGCTGACGCGCGACAAGGCGGCGGCGACCGGGTTCCACCACTAG